One Bombus pyrosoma isolate SC7728 linkage group LG11, ASM1482585v1, whole genome shotgun sequence DNA segment encodes these proteins:
- the LOC122572905 gene encoding zinc finger homeobox protein 4-like isoform X3, with translation MPSSEPHPPQYHLQHHNIPPSHLQQHTSTAIGQHQLYQQLVAAHQQQQQHQQQQQQQQRQQQHGGPFQNSTYTQQKQEMSPEEEGGRGGGSPPAAGAALHQPHHPRTASPPSGTEPCTRDAIPTPTPIADTTTTTTTTTMTMQSQGQQQQQQEQQGPSPSPSPTGGDVERFDGKIVYNPDGSAYIIEGESELSEDDSLPDGCIVDGRGVSVPHSLVFPQIASAYYVSRLYAHQAYQQQQQQQQQRSVAQQHNPDLPVMHSYRVISYRSAEGSKQPPPPPAAPPPPAASVPVKPILMCFICKLSFGYAKSFVAHAQGEHQLTLMEDERQVLSHSTASAIIQAVGRGKQPLVSFLEPVTSSTCPQPSPAQMQNQQQQQRTESTDHETPTTTSTPASTPGVPSSPQQQQQQQQPQRPSPSTPTTPTSHSNHPLAYNHQQTQQHQWTGAQVSAASWAKAPDASGIHYTSPPPPASSTKGSPSSYAALTQQPPNFLTGTTIGVCPEHMQGRPSGVECPKCELILTSSRLAGPGGPLAGIHSRNSCKTLKCPKCNWHYKYQETLEIHMKEKHPESETSCIYCIAGQPHPRLARGETYTCGYKPYRCEVCNYSTTTKGNLSIHMQSDKHLNNMQELQQGGGGGSAANNPSSSQDAPMPTRSPHHQQNHSPHIAGQAGNQGKPKPTFRCDVCNYETNVARNLRIHMTSEKHTHNMLVLQQNVKHMQTLSVLQSHHQQTQHHHQQAQHQQQIEQLLHLGSLDKPQHAEAALADMAYNQALLIQMMTGGQLPPQLPPEVIGMASMGAMGNLGGDVGLSPDSMDPPPEPADPDPSHLYHCCVCNNFATDSLEALGHHLAVDRTRTREGEILALVAGHFVCKLCSYKTNLKANFQLHCKTDKHLQRLQHVNHVKEGGLRNEWKLKYLASPTSAAQLRCHACDYYTNSAHKLALHAASPRHEAAALLLRHLLEASANLPSQAKLYHCALCGFSARHRLPLLQHVRSLRHLQMEQLHQLHRRSGIQGNETPHTDIGDVFQVMSDPDAPPTQQPSPTMPTTPNATSANNERREEGSDCGSEVKQEPDNDQEPEQEPENEHEEVTCPYCTYQPTSREELRQHLQVAHVQDAEDKAEAVKEEPPPELLCPLCQDGFKERSALEKHVMQIHSVNADGLQRLLLLVDQSHWLNNNPRNTSTPAVTMPTSPTTTTKQPQEEDLSERGANEEIEELTRCTVCGRVCRSLEELQQHHRETHPATTPTLAVSEKHVYKYRCGQCSLAFKTLEKLQQHSQYHAIRDATKCALCGRSFRSVQALQRHLESAHADLHEDELAQYKQSLLHAHPLLQALTEEALRRQGNLVGEQNIEDDASKAEEEESDASDSSPFHKEQRLLEDYLNSQTVAEDSYHDPGRKFKCHRCKVAFTRQSYLTGHNKTLLHRKGEKMSYPMEKYLDPNRPYKCDVCKESFTQKNILLVHYNSVSHLHKLKRAMQEQGNNNTLISVVPPASPTESPDSQQDQDKKPYKCNICKVAYSQGSTLDIHMRSVLHQTRASKLPDLAASGQLDLARPLIEQPPPSSPNSPPVNTSTSGNSGTMLSCPRCSALFVNQEQLATHQQLYCIFSNPLALFQQLAASQQLASSTPAKTPPPSSTTPGPQQHMQQSTHSSQTTQDILSQPRHKTSQMYKHLLESFGFDLVMQFNENHQRRQRKEEEAAAALQAQQEQQKQEQQKQALAAQAAREREEEAEEHTDDDVIPELTRSTCQHCNKEFSSVWVLKAHCEEVHRDLVPREFLEKYAQQFKCEYEKKSVVVTVATSSSTSSGPRSSTPASSQPQDLSSDKEQREKEKEEVNENKDRVSKTPEATSTTPATTPALSNTPVSSTDSTTLTVLPTNPQHHIQQQQQQQQQQQQQQQQQQQQQQQHAQLTLAQQMTEMQAALNAMAASQLQQHFQQYPGLVMGMMGLPLGIPALAAMNLQPPLVPMMLPPPPYDGTATGYPPINAQADLLTKQHLALQQQQVAAANAAASQKRARTRITDEQLKILRAHFDINNSPGEEQILDMAAQSGLPPKVIKHWFRNTLFKERQRNKDSPYNFNNPPSTTLNLEEYEKTGEAKVTPLNSSVSGSSSSDDKSPNKQATPPPSTTNVNTSQASEIKQEIQEQPQCHVQQQSQHQEEQQHHSPGSSGGQQSRPHSPALSMSSVFSGIHQDVSSHASSTTNAPSTPMLPPKLTPQNFTSPNPGAGSVVPGAIAAMALTPQRSLSPGRGPTDYSFGGNTNGNNSSGGSSGKRANRTRFTDYQIKVLQEFFENNAYPKDDDLEYLSKLLGLSPRVIVVWFQNARQKARKVYENQPAAEPVTTGSREGDDGSGRFQRTPGLNYQCKKCLLVFQRYYELIRHQKTHCFKEEDAKRSAQAQAAAAQVAAVLSSEDSNSSSTTTTANAVSSNPTNTPALAEQLQQPLNTTTPPHHQQQTTMGQSHQQPQQQSQQQQQQQQQQQQQPQQPLQQQQSQSQTESKEGSFQCDKCNLMFGRFELWREHQLVHIMNPSLFPPAYPPDSPFGILQQQAMNAGVVMDSPHPLIAMMQDRKRKYDDFDEGTGGDSRSNSEHNEQPKDKRLRTTILPEQLDYLYQKYQVESNPSRKMLETIAREVGLKKRVVQVWFQNTRARERKGQFRAHSQVINKRCPFCPALFKVKSALESHLSSKHADQVARGEVNIDNIPDEELSMESAPSNPSTPNMMPPLFPPFNTDMEASLKKYYEESMKRYISELQAHASNGKQESANHQAGGNSGESPLDLSKPVDLSRPMKLSLGGLSNLLEEQHGAHFRGGSDCGPLTDLSERSICDDDSMSETTEFLDDESGPASPASSTQSSRQGPASAAPGSTAGPPVTGTGSGTGQSSGKRYRTQMSATQVKVMKSLFSDYKTPTMAECEMLGREIGLPKRVVQVWFQNARAKEKKARLAAGLPAEGSAVQPHRGPTGPDECRLCSVRYSPKSPLQEHVFSRRHIESVRVAVEEGSLVPPTPGAPIVPGGNSGAAGIGSSPVVGPGNQQAGQQQQSDENMMYGSLFLHPTAMFQPQQQQHPGTAAASAATTTAVSAVQVDHAGQVLSQPQSRPGHQQ, from the exons ATGCCCTCCAGTGAGCCTCATCCCCCCCAGTACCACCTTCAGCACCACAACATTCCTCCCTCGCATCTTCAACAACACACGTCGACCGCGATCGGGCAACATCAGCTCTACCAGCAGCTGGTGGCGGCCCatcaacagcaacaacagcaccagcaacagcagcagcagcaacagagACAGCAGCAACACGGCGGGCCCTTCCAAAATTCCACGTACACGCAGCAAAAGCAGGAGATGAGCCCGGAGGAGGAGGGGGGTCGAGGGGGCGGGTCCCCCCCGGCAGCAGGGGCTGCGTTACATCAGCCCCATCACCCCCGGACAGCCAGTCCACCCTCGGGCACAGAACCCTGCACCCGCGATGCCATACCGACGCCTACACCGATCGCGGATACTACAACAACCACCACCACAACCACTATGACCATGCAGTCGCAGGGccaacaacagcaacagcaagaACAACAAGGTCCAAGCCCTAGCCCGAGTCCAACGGGTGGTGATGTGGAGAGGTTTGACGGGAAGATCGTCTACAATCCGGACGGTTCGGCGTATATTATCGAGGGAGAGAGTGAACTCAGCGAGGATGATTCGTTACCTGACGGTTGCATCGTAGATGGGCGCGGTGTTTCGGTTCCTCATTCGTTGGTATTTCCCCAAATCGCGAGCGCGTACTACGTTTCGAGACTGTACGCGCATCAGGCGTAtcagcaacaacagcagcagcaacaacaacgtTCGGTGGCGCAGCAGCACAATCCCGATCTTCCTGTGATGCACAGCTATCGGGTGATAAGTTACAGAAGCGCGGAGGGTAGCAAACAACCACCCCCTCCTCCGGCGGCACCACCACCTCCAGCAGCCTCGGTCCCCGTCAAACCTATTCTAATGTGTTTCATATGCAAGCTCAGTTTCGGCTACGCGAAGAGTTTCGTGGCACACGCTCAGGGTGAACATCAGCTTACCTTGATGGAAGACGAGCGACAGGTACTATCCCATTCAACCGCGTCAGCGATCATTCAAGCCGTGGGCAGAGGCAAGCAACCGTTGGTCAGCTTTCTCGAACCAGTGACGAGTTCCACTTGCCCGCAACCATCGCCCGCGCAGATGCAGAaccaacaacagcagcagcgtACCGAGTCCACCGATCACGAAACACCAACCACGACCAGTACGCCTGCCAGCACTCCCGGTGTACCGAGCAGTCcccagcaacaacaacaacaacagcaacctCAGAGGCCGTCACCTAGCACACCCACCACTCCCACTTCCCATTCGAATCATCCTCTCGCGTACAATCATCAACAAACGCAGCAGCATCAGTGGACCGGCGCCCAGGTGAGCGCCGCTTCCTGGGCCAAAGCACCTGACGCTTCCGGCATACACTACACGTCACCACCACCACCTGCTTCGTCGACGAAAGGCTCACCATCATCGTACGCCGCGCTGACCCAGCAACCACCGAATTTCCTCACAGGCACGACCATCGGTGTTTGCCCCGAGCACATGCAAGGAAGACCGAGCGGCGTCGAATGTCCTAAATGCGAACTGATTCTAACCAGCAGCAGATTGGCGGGTCCAGGCGGACCCCTGGCTGGAATTCACAGTAGAAACTCGTGCAAAACGCTCAAGTGTCCGAAATGCAATTGGCACTACAAGTACCAAGAAACTTTGGAGATCCACATGAAGGAGAAGCATCCCGAAAGTGAAACCTCCTGCATCTACTGCATCGCCGGACAACCGCACCCTAGGTTAGCACGTGGCGAGACTTACACTTGCGGTTATAAGCCCTACAGATGCGAAGTGTGCAACTATTCTACCACGACCAAGGGCAATCTCAGTATTCACATGCAGAGCGACAAACATTTGAATAACATGCAGGAATTGCAGCAGGGCGGCGGCGGTGGCTCGGCAGCGAACAATCCATCGTCATCGCAGGACGCACCGATGCCAACGAGAAGCCCGCACCACCAACAGAACCACAGTCCGCACATCGCTGGTCAGGCCGGGAACCAAGGGAAACCGAAGCCAACATTTCGCTGTGACGTCTGTAACTACGAAACGAATGTCGCCCGGAACCTAAGGATACACATGACTAGCGAGAAACATACGCACAATATGCTGGTCCTGCAACAGAACGTGAAGCACATGCAGACCCTGTCCGTGCTCCAGTCCCACCACCAACAGACACAACATCACCATCAACAAGCGCAACATCAACAGCAGATCGAGCAGCTACTTCATTTGGGTAGCCTGGATAAGCCTCAGCACGCGGAGGCGGCTCTCGCGGACATGGCTTACAATCAGGCTTTGCTGATCCAGATGATGACGGGTGGTCAATTGCCACCGCAGCTTCCACCAGAAGTTATAGGCATGGCTAGTATGGGAGCCATGGGTAACCTCGGTGGTGACGTTGGTTTGTCACCAGACAGCATGGATCCACCGCCCGAACCGGCTGATCCTGATCCTTCTCATCTGTATCATTGCTGCGTGTGCAACAATTTCGCCACCGATTCCTTGGAAGCTCTTGGCCACCATTTAGCAGTGGACAGAACGAGGACACGAGAGGGAGAAATCCTCGCGCTCGTAGCTGGCCACTTCGTTTGCAAACTTTGTTCCTACAAAACCAACCTGAAGGCTAACTTTCAATTGCACTGCAAGACAGACAAGCATCTCCAACGTTTGCAGCATGTAAACCATGTGAAAGAGGGCGGGCTTCGAAACGAGTGGAAGTTGAAGTACCTGGCCTCGCCCACGAGCGCCGCGCAATTACGTTGTCACGCGTGCGACTATTACACGAACAGCGCTCACAAATTGGCCCTGCATGCCGCGTCACCCAGGCACGAGGCTGCAGCCCTACTTCTTCGTCACCTGCTCGAGGCCAGTGCCAACTTACCATCCCAAGCGAAGTTGTACCACTGCGCTTTGTGTGGCTTCAGCGCGAGACACAGATTGCCTCTGTTGCAACATGTTCGATCACTCAGACATCTTCAAATGGAGCAGTTGCATCAACTTCACAGACGAAGCGGTATTCAAGGGAACGAGACACCGCACACTGATATCGGGGATGTTTTCCAAGTTATGAGCGACCCGGATGCTCCACCTACGCAACAGCCCAGTCCCACGATGCCAACCACACCGAATGCTACCAGTGCCAACAATG AACGACGAGAGGAAGGTAGCGACTGCGGTAGCGAGGTGAAGCAGGAGCCGGATAACGATCAGGAGCCGGAACAAGAGCCGGAGAACGAGCACGAGGAAGTCACCTGCCCGTATTGCACTTATCAGCCGACGTCGCGCGAAGAATTGAGGCAACATCTGCAAGTGGCTCATGTCCAGGATGCCGAGGACAAAGCGGAGGCCGTAAAGGAAGAGCCGCCGCCGGAATTGTTGTGCCCGCTGTGCCAGGATGGTTTCAAAGAGCGTTCCGCGCTCGAGAAGCACGTGATGCAAATACACTCGGTTAACGCGGACGGCTTACAACGACTGCTGTTACTGGTGGACCAGAGCCATTGGCTGAACAACAATCCGCGAAACACTTCGACTCCAGCCGTAACTATGCCGACTTCGCCGACTACCACCACGAAACAGCCGCAAGAGGAGGATTTGAGCGAACGTGGTGCCAACGAGGAGATCGAGGAGCTCACCAGATGCACCGTCTGCGGACGCGTGTGCCGCTCGTTGGAGGAACTACAGCAACATCACAGGGAGACTCATCCAGCCACCACACCCACGCTGGCCGTCAGTGAGAAACATGTTTACAAGTATCGATGCGGACAGTGTAGTCTCGCGTTCAAGACTCTGGAAAAGCTGCAACAGCACTCGCAGTATCACGCGATCCGGGATGCGACAAAATGCGCCCTCTGTGGACGATCGTTTCGCTCGGTCCAGGCTCTCCAAAGACACCTGGAGTCTGCTCACGCGGATCTACATGAAGACGAACTCGCGCAGTACAAGCAGAGCCTGCTGCACGCTCATCCGTTGCTTCAAGCTCTCACGGAGGAGGCTCTTCGCAGACAGGGGAATTTGGTTGGAGAACAGAACATTGAAGATGATGCCAGCAAGGCGGAGGAGGAAGAGAGTGACGCGAGCGACTCGTCACCATTTCACAAGGAGCAACGTCTTTTAGAAGATTATTTGAATAGTCAAACAGTGGCCGAGGACTCGTATCACGATCCGGGGAGAAAGTTCAAGTGTCATCGCTGTAAAGTCGCGTTTACCAGACAGAGTTACTTGACTGGGCACAACAAAACGCTGTTGCACCGCAAAGGGGAAAAGATGTCCTATCCCATGGAGAAGTATCTGGATCCTAATAGACCGTATAAGTGCGATGTTTGCAAGGAGAGTTTTACTCAGAAGAATATTCTGTTAGTTCATTACAACAGCGTGAGCCATCTACATAAGTTGAAGAGAGCGATGCAAGAGCAGGGTAACAACAACACGCTGATCTCTGTGGTACCGCCTGCTAGTCCTACGGAATCCCCCGATTCTCAGCAAGACCAGGACAAGAAACCTTACAAATGCAACATTTGCAAGGTAGCTTATTCTCAAGGCAGTACTTTGGACATTCACATGAGAAGCGTTCTGCACCAAACGAGGGCCAGTAAATTGCCAGATCTCGCTGCCAGCGGTCAGTTGGATCTTGCACGTCCATTGATCGAACAGCCTCCGCCAAGCAGCCCAAATAGTCCACCGGTTAACACCAGCACCTCTGGAAACAGCGGAACAATGTTGTCATGTCCTCGATGCAGTGCTCTTTTTGTCAATCAGGAGCAGCTTGCCACTCACCAACAGCTCTACTGCATATTTAGCAATCCATTGGCGTTGTTTCAACAACTAGCGGCATCTCAACAGCTCGCATCATCCACACCAGCGAAAACTCCACCTCCTTCATCTACAACACCTGGTCCACAACAACACATGCAGCAGAGTACACATTCTTCGCAAACAACCCAAGATATTTTGTCCCAGCCACGTCACAAGACGTCGCAAATGTACAAGCATCTTCTGGAAAGTTTCGGTTTCGATCTGGTGATGCAGTTCAACGAAAACCACCAAAGACGTCAGCGTAAAGAAGAAGAGGCTGCTGCGGCGCTCCAAGCTCAGCAAGAGCAACAGAAGCAGGAGCAACAGAAACAGGCACTAGCTGCTCAAGCTGCCcgcgaaagagaggaagaagctGAAGAACACACTGACGATGACGTTATACCAGAACTGACTAGAAGCACCTGTCAGCATTGCAACAAGGAATTTAGTAGCGTTTGGGTGTTGAAAGCTCATTGCGAAGAAGTACACCGTGATCTGGTGCCGCGCGAATTCTTAGAGAAATATGCTCAGCAATTTAAATGTGAATACGAGAAGAAGAGCGTTGTAGTGACTGTTGCAACGTCTTCGTCTACGTCGTCCGGACCTAGAAGCTCGACACCAGCTTCTAGCCAGCCGCAAGATCTCTCCTCGGATAAAGAACAAcgtgaaaaagagaaagaggaggttAATGAGAACAAAGATCGTGTCAGTAAGACTCCAGAGGCTACTTCTACTACTCCAGCAACGACTCCAGCATTAAGCAACACGCCAGTATCGAGCACAGATTCTACGACTCTAACTGTACTGCCGACCAATCCTCAGCACCATattcaacaacaacaacagcaacaacaacaacaacaacagcagcagcagcagcagcagcaacaacaacaacagcatgCACAGTTGACCCTTGCGCAACAGATGACTGAAATGCAAGCTGCTTTAAACGCAATGGCTGCGTCTCAACTGCAGCAGCATTTCCAACAGTATCCTGGACTGGTGATGGGTATGATGGGTTTACCGCTTGGAATACCTGCTTTGGCCGCTATGAATTTACAACCGCCTTTGGTACCGATGATGCTACCACCACCGCCGTACGATGGAACGGCTACCGGATATCCGCCCATCAATGCTCAAGCTGACCTCTTGACCAAGCAACATCTCGCCCTGCAACAACAGCAAGTAGCAGCC GCAAACGCGGCTGCCTCGCAGAAACGAGCGCGAACGCGCATAACCGACGAACAGCTAAAGATATTACGAGCACATTTCGACATCAACAATTCTCCCGGCGAGGAGCAGATTCTAGATATGGCGGCTCAAAGCGGGTTACCGCCGAAAGTGATCAAACACTGGTTCAGGAACACGTTGTTCAAAGAGCGGCAACGTAACAAGGACAGCCCGTACAACTTCAACAATCCGCCTAGCACTACTCTGAATCtcgaagaatatgaaaaaactGGAGAGGCAAAAGTGACACCGCTGAACTCTAGCGTATCTGGAAGCAGTTCCTCGGATGACAAAAGTCCAAACAAACAAGCAACACCGCCACCGTCAACCACGAACGTGAATACATCTCAGGCCagtgaaataaaacaagagaTTCAAGAACAGCCGCAGTGTCACGTGCAGCAACAATCGCAGCATCAAGAAGAACAGCAGCATCATTCCCCTGGAAGCTCCGGTGGACAGCAGTCGAGACCGCATTCACCGGCGCTCAGCATGAGCTCGGTCTTCTCTGGAATTCATCAAGATGTGTCATCGCACGCTTCATCGACAACCAACGCACCGAGCACTCCTATGCTCCCGCCAAAGTTGACACCACAAAACTTTACCAGCCCCAATCCCGGAGCTGGCAGCGTCGTTCCAGGCGCCATTGCGGCCATGGCTCTAACGCCCCAGAGATCCCTGAGCCCTGGCCGTGGACCAACCGACTACTCCTTCGGTGGAAACACCAATGGCAACAACTCGTCGGGTGGCAGCTCCGGGAAACGAGCTAACAGGACAAGATTCACCGACTACCAGATCAAAGTACTTCAGGAGTTCTTCGAAAACAACGCGTACCCAAAGGACGACGATCTGGAGTATCTGAGCAAGCTGCTTGGACTGAGCCCGCGCGTGATCGTGGTATGGTTCCAGAACGCTAGACAGAAAGCACGAAAAGTGTACGAGAATCAGCCAGCCGCTGAGCCAGTGACAACGGGCAGCCGCGAGGGCGACGACGGTTCAGGCCGCTTCCAGCGGACCCCAGGCTTGAATTACCAATGCAAGAAGTGTTTGCTGGTGTTTCAGAGATACTACGAGCTCATACGTCATCAGAAGACGCACTGCTTCAAGGAGGAGGACGCGAAGAGGAGCGCCCAAGCGCAGGCGGCCGCGGCCCAAGTTGCCGCGGTTCTCAGTTCCGAAGATAGCAACAGCAGTTCCACCACCACCACTGCTAACGCCGTCTCCAGCAACCCAACGAACACTCCCGCTCTCGCGGAACAGTTGCAGCAACCATTGAACACCACTACGCCTCCCCACCATCAACAGCAGACAACAATGGGACAGTCGCATCAACAGCCTCAGCAACAGtcgcagcagcagcagcagcagcagcagcagcaacaacaacaacctCAACAACCATTGCAGCAACAACAGTCGCAGTCGCAAACCGAGTCGAAGGAAGGTAGCTTTCAATGCGACAAGTGTAATTTGATGTTCGGACGATTCGAACTGTGGCGCGAACATCAGCTGGTACATATCATGAACCCATCCCTTTTCCCACCGGCTTATCCACCTGACTCACCTTTCGGGATTCTACAGCAACAAGCAATGAATGCAGGGGTAGTCATGGATAGTCCTCATCCTTTAATCGCTATGATGCAggacagaaagagaaagtacGATGATTTCGACGAAGGAACAGGAGGTGACAGCCGGTCGAACTCCGAGCACAACGAGCAGCCGAAAGACAAGCGATTGAGAACGACGATACTGCCCGAGCAGCTGGATTACTTGTACCAGAAGTACCAAGTCGAGTCGAATCCATCGAGAAAGATGTTAGAAACCATCGCTCGCGAGGTCGGTCTGAAAAAACGTGTTGTTCAAGTGTGGTTCCAAAATACACGTGCTAGAGAACGGAAAGGCCAGTTCCGCGCGCACAGCCAGGTGATCAACAAGCGTTGTCCGTTCTGTCCAGCGCTGTTCAAAGTGAAATCGGCGTTAGAATCCCATCTCAGCAGCAAACACGCCGATCAAGTCGCGCGCGGCGAagtaaatatcgataatatccCCGACGAAGAACTATCGATGGAGTCGGCTCCTTCGAATCCGAGCACGCCGAATATGATGCCTCCTCTGTTTCCACCTTTCAACACCGACATGGAGGCATCCTTGAAGAAGTATTACGAGGAGTCGATGAAACGATATATCAGTGAGCTGCAGGCACACGCCAGCAACGGTAAACAAGAAAGCGCAAACCATCAGGCAGGCGGTAACAGCGGTGAATCTCCTTTGGATCTGAGCAAACCGGTAGACCTGAGTCGCCCGATGAAACTGAGTCTCGGTGGACTGAGTAATCTTCTCGAAGAGCAACACGGCGCACATTTTCGCGGTGGTAGCGATTGCGGTCCATTGACCGACCTTTCCGAAAGAAGTATCTGCGACGACGACAGCATGAGCGAGACTACGGAATTCCTAGACGACGAGAGTGGACCGGCGAGTCCAGCCTCGAGCACACAGAGCTCCAGACAGGGACCCGCTTCGGCTGCGCCCGGAAGTACCGCGGGCCCGCCGGTTACCGGCACCGGCAGCGGAACAGGCCAGTCCAGCGGCAAGAGATACCGCACTCAAATGTCCGCTACCCAGGTGAAAGTGATGAAGTCGCTGTTCTCGGACTACAAGACGCCTACGATGGCCGAATGCGAGATGCTCGGGCGCGAGATCGGACTGCCGAAGCGCGTGGTTCAG